In Rhodoferax koreense, a genomic segment contains:
- a CDS encoding nitrate reductase produces MTETRSTCPYCGVGCGVVIESTGDQITGMRGDPDHPANFGRLCTKGSTLHLTATAAITRQTRLLQPMQRLQRGQPPQPVAWDTALDLAAGKFAQVVRDHGPDAVAFYISGQLLTEDYYVFNKLAKGLIGTNNVDTNSRLCMSSAVAGYKRTLGADAPPACYDDLNHAQCLFIAGSNTAWAHPILFRRIEDARAANPRMKVIVVDPRRTDTAGTADLHLAIQPGTDVMLFNGMLHIMLLEGWTQRQYIHEHTNGFDELKATLRDCTPDRVAEVCGIGREELFTAARWFANSGATLSLYCQGLNQSSAGTDKNAALINLHLATAQIGQPGMGPFSLTGQPNAMGGREVGGMANLLSGHRDLANAAHRAEVAALWGVADVPSKPGKTAVDMFQAAADGEIKALWIACTNPAQSLPDQALVRRALERAELVIVQEAFSTTATCDYADLLLPATTWGEKIGTVTNSERRISRVRPAVAAPGETRHDWSIAVDFARRLEALMPARGAAASLFPYPDAESIWNEHRESTRGRDLDITGLSYAMLDEKGPQQWPLREGEATGQARLYADGVFPTADGRARFADTPYRGVAEPRDARYPFALTTGRLRDHWHGMSRTGTLGRLFGHVAEPAVQLHAQAMARLQLKDGDLVHLTSRRGSIMLPAQTSTEVAPTQAFVAMHWGEEYLSGVSTSGKRLGGINAVTNPAYCPVSKQPELKHTAVKILKAELPWALLGVAWLPEDDALAAREQLRELMALFPFATCVPFGRERTGLLFRAAGYEAAPDAVVARIETLLGLSGPEVLRYADRRKGQRRAVRLLRTAERAEVAGFVLAGDISAEGWIKTLLQDQLPAQAYGRLLLVPGAKAPVALQARGKQVCTCFNVTDMAIQAQIASQSNTVVDTEAKCLATLQAALQCGTNCGSCLPEVRRLVRMAMPARQPA; encoded by the coding sequence GTGACGGAAACCAGATCCACCTGTCCCTACTGTGGCGTTGGCTGCGGCGTGGTCATCGAATCCACGGGTGACCAGATCACCGGCATGCGCGGCGACCCGGACCATCCGGCGAACTTCGGCCGGCTGTGTACCAAGGGGTCCACCCTGCACCTCACGGCAACGGCCGCGATCACACGCCAGACGCGGCTGCTGCAGCCGATGCAGCGCCTGCAACGCGGCCAGCCGCCGCAACCCGTGGCCTGGGACACGGCGCTGGACCTGGCCGCCGGCAAGTTCGCCCAGGTGGTGCGCGACCACGGCCCGGACGCCGTGGCCTTCTACATTTCGGGGCAGTTGCTCACCGAGGACTACTACGTCTTCAACAAACTCGCCAAGGGCCTGATCGGCACCAACAATGTCGACACCAATTCGCGGCTGTGCATGAGCAGCGCGGTGGCGGGCTACAAACGCACGCTGGGGGCGGACGCGCCGCCCGCGTGTTACGACGACCTGAACCACGCGCAATGCCTGTTCATCGCCGGCAGCAACACGGCGTGGGCGCACCCGATCCTGTTTCGCCGCATCGAGGACGCGCGCGCGGCCAATCCGCGCATGAAGGTCATCGTGGTCGACCCGCGCCGCACCGATACCGCTGGGACCGCCGATCTGCACCTGGCCATCCAGCCCGGCACCGACGTGATGCTGTTCAACGGCATGCTGCACATCATGCTGCTGGAGGGCTGGACGCAGCGCCAGTACATCCATGAACACACGAACGGTTTCGACGAACTCAAGGCCACGCTGCGCGACTGCACGCCGGACCGCGTGGCCGAGGTCTGCGGCATCGGCCGGGAGGAGCTCTTCACCGCGGCACGGTGGTTCGCCAACTCGGGTGCCACACTGAGCCTGTACTGCCAGGGCCTGAACCAGTCGAGCGCCGGCACCGACAAGAACGCCGCGCTGATCAACCTGCACCTGGCCACGGCGCAGATCGGCCAGCCGGGCATGGGCCCGTTTTCGCTCACCGGCCAGCCCAATGCCATGGGCGGACGCGAGGTCGGCGGCATGGCCAACCTGCTCAGCGGCCACCGCGACCTGGCCAATGCCGCGCACCGCGCCGAAGTGGCGGCGTTGTGGGGTGTGGCCGATGTGCCGTCCAAGCCCGGCAAGACCGCGGTGGACATGTTCCAGGCCGCGGCCGACGGCGAGATCAAGGCGCTGTGGATCGCCTGCACCAACCCCGCGCAGAGCCTGCCCGACCAGGCGCTGGTGCGCCGCGCGCTCGAACGCGCCGAGCTGGTGATCGTGCAGGAGGCCTTCTCCACCACGGCCACCTGCGACTACGCCGACCTGCTGCTGCCCGCCACGACCTGGGGCGAGAAGATCGGCACCGTGACCAATTCCGAGCGCCGCATCAGCCGTGTGCGCCCCGCCGTCGCCGCGCCGGGCGAAACGCGCCACGATTGGTCGATCGCCGTGGACTTCGCACGTCGCCTCGAAGCCCTGATGCCCGCGCGTGGCGCGGCCGCCAGCCTGTTCCCCTATCCCGACGCCGAATCCATCTGGAACGAGCACCGCGAGTCCACCCGCGGCCGCGACCTCGACATCACCGGCCTGAGCTACGCCATGCTGGATGAAAAGGGGCCGCAGCAGTGGCCGCTGCGCGAAGGCGAGGCGACTGGCCAGGCCCGGCTCTACGCGGACGGCGTATTCCCCACGGCCGACGGCCGCGCGCGTTTCGCCGACACACCCTACCGAGGCGTGGCCGAGCCGCGCGACGCGCGTTATCCCTTCGCGCTGACCACCGGCCGGCTGCGCGACCACTGGCACGGCATGAGCCGCACCGGCACCCTGGGCCGGCTGTTCGGCCACGTGGCCGAGCCGGCCGTGCAGCTGCATGCCCAGGCGATGGCCCGGCTCCAGCTGAAGGACGGGGACCTGGTGCACCTGACCTCGCGCCGCGGCTCCATCATGCTGCCAGCGCAGACGTCAACCGAGGTCGCGCCGACGCAGGCCTTCGTCGCCATGCACTGGGGAGAGGAATACCTGAGCGGCGTGAGCACCAGCGGTAAACGGCTCGGCGGCATCAACGCCGTCACCAACCCGGCGTATTGCCCGGTCTCCAAGCAGCCCGAACTCAAGCACACGGCGGTGAAGATCCTGAAGGCCGAACTGCCCTGGGCCCTGCTCGGCGTGGCCTGGCTGCCCGAAGACGATGCCTTGGCCGCGCGCGAGCAGTTGCGCGAGCTGATGGCGCTGTTTCCGTTCGCCACCTGCGTGCCTTTCGGCCGCGAGCGCACCGGCCTGCTGTTCCGCGCGGCGGGATACGAGGCCGCGCCCGACGCGGTGGTGGCGCGCATCGAAACCCTGCTCGGCCTGAGCGGCCCCGAAGTCCTGCGTTATGCCGACCGCAGGAAGGGCCAGCGCCGCGCCGTGCGGCTGCTGCGCACAGCCGAGCGCGCCGAAGTCGCAGGCTTCGTGCTCGCCGGCGACATCAGTGCGGAAGGCTGGATCAAGACGCTGCTGCAGGACCAGTTGCCGGCCCAGGCCTACGGCCGGCTGCTGCTGGTGCCGGGCGCGAAGGCGCCGGTGGCGTTGCAGGCGCGCGGCAAGCAGGTCTGCACCTGCTTCAACGTGACCGACATGGCCATCCAGGCACAAATCGCGTCGCAGTCGAACACGGTCGTCGACACAGAAGCGAAGTGCTTGGCGACGCTGCAGGCCGCGCTCCAATGCGGCACCAACTGCGGCTCCTGCCTGCCGGAGGTGCGCCGGCTGGTGCGCATGGCCATGCCCGCAAGGCAGCCGGCCTGA
- a CDS encoding ANTAR domain-containing protein, which produces MISALVDLHGLEATKGPHPLVADLEAAGIQVLGASIDRSKLVQEVVRHAPDVVICLDPLPSDLLFRTTQAIADTAPCPVIVFTNDAGVEHIARAAESGIHAYVVNGYGAHRLRPLIHIAQARFKRERALQTQLADLANRFEERKMVDRAKGILMHARQVSDDDAFQILRTASMHTNQRLGQVSQQIIHSARFADAVNRAGQLRMLSQRLVKLQLLQIAGAGQQAQPLLQDSVQRIEANIAGLGKTLSKPTFGDLLGQVVRGWGELKAALDPQGGIDARQVMRVDSLAERLLDDAERLTNDLEHAGAAPPLHVLNVVARQRMWSQRYAKYALLGAMGAVGAGGGVAARNQAGLLEARTAFEQALSFLNGIPLTSTGIRASLETGASHWRHMVVATDGLQGGGAAIGQLAAASEGVLDVFEQLTEDYENSMQMLVG; this is translated from the coding sequence ATGATTTCTGCCCTTGTCGACCTGCACGGCCTGGAGGCCACGAAAGGACCGCATCCCCTGGTGGCCGACCTGGAGGCCGCGGGCATCCAGGTGCTCGGCGCCAGCATCGATCGCAGCAAATTGGTGCAGGAAGTGGTGCGCCATGCACCAGATGTGGTGATCTGCCTGGATCCGCTGCCCAGCGACCTGCTGTTCAGGACCACGCAGGCCATCGCCGACACCGCGCCGTGCCCGGTGATCGTGTTCACCAACGACGCGGGGGTGGAGCACATCGCGCGCGCCGCCGAGTCCGGCATCCATGCCTACGTGGTCAACGGCTATGGCGCGCACCGGCTGCGGCCGCTGATCCACATCGCGCAGGCACGCTTCAAGCGCGAGCGCGCGCTGCAGACGCAACTCGCCGACCTGGCCAACCGCTTCGAGGAACGCAAGATGGTGGACCGCGCCAAGGGCATCCTGATGCATGCGCGCCAGGTGTCGGACGACGACGCCTTCCAGATCCTGCGCACGGCGTCCATGCACACCAACCAGCGGCTCGGCCAGGTCTCGCAGCAGATCATCCACTCCGCGCGTTTCGCCGATGCGGTGAACCGCGCGGGCCAGTTGCGCATGCTGTCGCAACGGCTGGTCAAGCTGCAGTTGCTGCAGATCGCCGGCGCTGGGCAACAGGCGCAGCCGCTGCTGCAGGATTCGGTGCAACGCATCGAGGCCAACATCGCCGGTCTGGGCAAGACCCTTTCCAAACCCACCTTCGGCGACCTGCTGGGTCAGGTGGTGCGGGGCTGGGGCGAGCTCAAGGCCGCGCTCGATCCGCAAGGCGGCATCGATGCGCGCCAGGTGATGCGCGTGGACAGCCTGGCCGAGCGCCTGCTCGACGACGCCGAGCGCCTGACCAACGACCTCGAACACGCCGGTGCCGCGCCGCCCTTGCACGTGCTCAACGTGGTGGCGCGCCAGCGCATGTGGTCGCAACGCTACGCCAAGTACGCGCTGCTCGGCGCCATGGGTGCGGTCGGTGCCGGCGGCGGCGTGGCCGCGCGCAACCAGGCCGGCCTGCTGGAGGCGCGCACGGCCTTCGAACAGGCATTGAGCTTCTTGAACGGCATCCCGCTCACCTCCACCGGCATCCGCGCCTCGCTGGAAACCGGTGCTTCGCACTGGCGGCACATGGTGGTGGCGACCGACGGCCTCCAGGGTGGCGGCGCGGCGATCGGACAGCTCGCTGCAGCGAGCGAAGGTGTGCTCGATGTCTTCGAGCAGTTGACCGAGGACTATGAGAACAGCATGCAGATGCTGGTCGGCTGA
- a CDS encoding MFS transporter — MLFSSPTVNATGPKANRIDLFSFSTPQMRAFHVTWLAFFVCFFAWFAAAPLMPLIRAEFGLTKDQIANINIASVAVTILVRLIIGPLCDKYGPRRTYTWLLLVGALPVFGLAFAKSYEVFLFFRLCIGAIGASFVITQYHTSVMFAPNVVGTANATVGGWGNAGGGAAQSLMPLVVAAVLSLGVEQAFGWRVAMFVPGVAMVVMAFVYARYTQDTPQGDIVDLRARGIQIEGGKKGGMAIFLQACRNYRVWMLAATYGACFGVEIFIHNIAASYYVDRFGLSIANAGFAAGIFGALALFARALGGIASDRIAARRGLDGRTLLLFGLMLGEGIGLVLFSKADSVALAIGAMALFGLFTHMACGATYAVMPFVDRKALGGVAGLIGAGGNIGAVAAGFLNKATDTPQQTLLILGLIVAGTSLCAISVRFSAQHKSAEQKLLDAALAMRRTETDLAPAPRATTGLA, encoded by the coding sequence ATGTTGTTTTCCTCCCCCACCGTCAATGCCACCGGCCCGAAGGCCAACCGCATCGACCTGTTCTCGTTTTCCACGCCGCAGATGCGGGCCTTTCACGTCACCTGGCTGGCCTTCTTCGTGTGCTTCTTCGCGTGGTTCGCGGCGGCACCGCTCATGCCGCTGATCCGCGCCGAATTTGGCCTCACCAAGGACCAGATCGCCAACATCAACATCGCCTCGGTGGCGGTGACGATCCTGGTGCGGCTCATCATCGGCCCGCTGTGCGACAAATACGGCCCGCGCCGCACCTACACCTGGCTGCTGCTGGTCGGCGCCCTGCCGGTGTTCGGGCTGGCGTTCGCCAAGTCATACGAAGTGTTCCTGTTCTTCCGCCTGTGCATCGGCGCGATCGGCGCTTCCTTCGTCATCACGCAGTACCACACGAGCGTGATGTTCGCACCGAACGTGGTCGGCACGGCCAACGCCACCGTGGGCGGCTGGGGCAATGCCGGCGGCGGCGCCGCGCAGAGCCTGATGCCGCTGGTGGTGGCGGCGGTGCTGAGCCTCGGCGTGGAGCAGGCCTTTGGCTGGCGCGTGGCGATGTTCGTGCCCGGCGTGGCGATGGTGGTGATGGCCTTCGTCTATGCGCGCTACACGCAGGACACGCCGCAGGGCGACATCGTCGACCTGCGCGCCAGGGGCATCCAGATCGAAGGCGGCAAGAAGGGTGGCATGGCCATCTTCCTGCAGGCCTGCCGCAACTACCGCGTGTGGATGCTGGCCGCCACCTACGGCGCCTGCTTCGGCGTGGAGATCTTCATCCACAACATCGCGGCCAGCTACTACGTGGACCGCTTCGGCCTGTCGATCGCCAACGCCGGCTTCGCCGCCGGCATCTTCGGCGCGCTGGCGCTGTTCGCCCGTGCGCTCGGCGGCATCGCCAGCGACCGCATCGCCGCGCGCCGCGGCCTGGACGGCCGAACGCTGCTGCTGTTCGGCCTGATGCTCGGCGAAGGCATCGGCCTGGTGCTGTTCAGCAAGGCCGACAGCGTGGCGCTGGCGATCGGCGCGATGGCGCTGTTCGGCCTGTTCACGCACATGGCCTGCGGCGCCACCTATGCGGTCATGCCCTTCGTCGACCGCAAGGCCCTGGGCGGCGTGGCCGGGCTGATCGGCGCCGGCGGCAACATCGGCGCGGTGGCCGCGGGCTTCCTGAACAAGGCGACCGACACGCCGCAACAAACCCTCTTGATCCTCGGCCTGATCGTGGCCGGCACTTCTTTGTGCGCGATCTCCGTGAGATTCTCTGCACAGCACAAATCCGCCGAGCAGAAGCTGCTGGACGCGGCGCTGGCCATGCGCCGCACGGAAACCGACCTGGCCCCGGCCCCCCGCGCCACGACTGGCCTGGCCTGA
- a CDS encoding PA0069 family radical SAM protein, with protein MSDAHIPLHALKGRGAATRLAHRFEREQRGAFDDGWGTLEDSEKDQEEASAPQTEVRFEDVKSAITRNSSPDIYFDYGLNPYRGCEHGCIYCYARPTHSYLNLSPGLDFETRLIAKRNLAEVMASELLAPRYEPRLIAIGTVTDGYQPIERELGLTRAAIEVLVRCRHPVAIVTKGSGVERDIDLLAPMAAQHLAAVYITVTTLDGELARKLEPRAAAPYRRLRTIRMLAEAGIPVGVSVAPQIPFVNDDMEQVLAAAFDAGARSAFYTVLRLPWEVSPLFRQWLELHYPQRADRIMARVQDMHGVSDAQRQSGKDYDANFATRMKGTGLWADLIRQRFEKACARLGMNRVRHEPRLDLFRPASLLGQASLF; from the coding sequence ATGAGCGACGCCCACATTCCCCTGCACGCCCTCAAGGGCCGCGGCGCGGCCACCCGGCTGGCGCACCGTTTCGAGCGTGAGCAGCGCGGCGCGTTCGACGACGGCTGGGGCACGCTGGAGGATTCGGAGAAGGACCAGGAAGAGGCCTCGGCGCCGCAGACCGAGGTGCGCTTCGAGGACGTGAAAAGCGCCATCACCCGCAACAGTTCGCCCGACATCTACTTCGACTACGGGCTCAATCCCTATCGCGGCTGCGAGCACGGCTGCATCTACTGCTACGCGCGGCCGACCCACAGCTACCTGAATCTTTCACCCGGCCTTGACTTCGAAACCCGGCTGATCGCCAAGCGCAACCTCGCCGAAGTCATGGCAAGTGAACTGCTGGCGCCGCGCTACGAGCCGCGCCTGATCGCCATCGGCACGGTGACCGACGGCTACCAGCCCATCGAGCGCGAACTCGGCCTCACGCGCGCGGCCATCGAGGTGCTGGTGCGCTGCCGGCACCCGGTGGCCATCGTCACCAAGGGCAGCGGTGTGGAGCGCGACATCGATCTGCTCGCGCCGATGGCGGCGCAGCACCTGGCCGCGGTGTATATCACGGTGACCACGCTCGACGGCGAACTGGCACGCAAGCTGGAGCCGCGGGCGGCCGCGCCCTACCGGCGGCTGCGTACCATCCGCATGCTGGCCGAGGCCGGCATCCCCGTCGGCGTGAGCGTGGCACCGCAGATCCCTTTCGTGAACGACGACATGGAGCAGGTGCTGGCCGCCGCCTTCGATGCCGGCGCGCGTTCGGCTTTCTATACCGTGCTGCGCCTGCCCTGGGAGGTGAGTCCGCTGTTCCGGCAGTGGCTCGAACTGCACTACCCCCAGCGCGCCGACCGTATCATGGCTCGGGTGCAGGACATGCACGGCGTCAGCGATGCCCAACGGCAGAGCGGCAAGGACTACGATGCGAATTTCGCCACGCGCATGAAGGGCACGGGCCTGTGGGCCGACCTCATCCGCCAGCGGTTCGAGAAAGCCTGCGCCCGGCTCGGCATGAACCGCGTGCGGCACGAACCCAGGCTGGACCTGTTCCGCCCGGCGAGCCTGCTCGGCCAGGCATCGCTGTTCTGA